From Nicotiana tabacum cultivar K326 chromosome 22, ASM71507v2, whole genome shotgun sequence, one genomic window encodes:
- the LOC107823124 gene encoding uncharacterized protein LOC107823124 isoform X1 has translation MRTHIDEKLKALKKRYEDIIIETRKEASARIMMWEQNALWYQRELQLAKQEALHTQQLRLQQISEAELSSLSQQRKIEELEAQLQEAEDIVYDIRVELRKVQAELERVSCNKEKDVHNLQDHNTATPGELREENIVSLPPKLQYDYVTTSNMKVANMNQNIECYQSCHTEVNIRSPYIASADLPSISLRSKAPELYQNGCTQRLPASRRNLLDREILHEEISPKHIPNIPTNCCLRSHLTTAKDNVPSEDPSETAHILSTGKAEPGMKIGFTETSDDKPGSAEATGVHNTIDEQAGLMGKRDISEQDNRSVERLEVPANKIDIDSVCDRLFYLKNLCNQLLNSKSMVSNLNNEIPSQPLNDRVIKYTFQRKRKRVSAGNASPENSLKKTNEEKLNNLLEPQNLTVTESSEDSGETAEVAQQKMDDDLEVDNSSQMKRKRTHEGSEAA, from the exons ATGAGAACGCATATCGACGAG AAATTAAAAGCGTTGAAGAAGAGGTATGAGGATATAATAATTGAAACAAGAAAGGAGGCTTCAGCGAGGATTATGATGTGGGAACAAAACGCTCTTTGGTATCAGCGCGAGCTTCAACTTGCAAAACAGGAGGCCCTTCACACGCAGCAACTCAGGCTCCAACAG ATTAGTGAAGCAGAATTGTCATCCTTGAGTCAACAGAGGAAGATTGAAGAACTCGAAGCTCAACTTCAGGAAGCAGAAGATATTGTATATGATATCAGAGTAGAGTTGAGAAAAGTTCAAGCTGAACTTGAGAGAGTGAGCTGCAACAAAGAGAAGGATGTACACAACTTGCAGGATCACAATACTGCTACTCCTGGAGAACTACGAGAGGAGAATATAGTCTCATTGCCTCCAAAATTACAGTATGATTATGTGACAACTTCTAACATGAAGGTTGCCAATATGAACCAGAATATTGAGTGCTACCAGTCTTGTCACACAGAGGTTAACATTAGAAGTCCTTACATTGCTAGTGCGGATTTGCCCTCTATAAGTTTGAGAAGCAAAGCACCAGAATTATACCAAAATGGATGTACGCAGAGACTTCCTGCTTCCAGAAGAAACCTGTTAGATAGGGAAATCCTTCATGAAGAAATATCTCCCAAACATATTCCAAATATCCCAACCAATTGTTGCTTGAGATCTCATTTAACTACAGCCAAAGACAATGTTCCTAGTGAAGACCCTTCTGAGACGGCCCATATATTATCCACAGGAAAAGCTGAACCAGGCATGAAGATCGGATTCACAGAAACTTCAGATGATAAACCAGGGTCTGCTGAGGCAACAGGTGTTCATAATACAATAGATGAGCAGGCAGGATTAATGGGGAAGAGGGATATTTCAGAACAAGATAATAGATCTGTGGAGCGCTTAGAGGTTCCTGCTAACAAAATTGATATTGATAGTGTTTGTGATCGGTTGTTCTATCTCAAAAATCTTTGCAACCAGTTGTTAAACTCCAAATCTATGGTATCTAATCTAAACAATGAGATTCCTAGTCAGCCTCTAAATGATAGAGTGATTAAATACACATTCCAAAGAAAGAGGAAGAGGGTATCTGCTGGGAATGCTTCACCAGAGAACTCCTTAAAGAaaacaaatgaggagaaactaAATAATCTTCTGGAACCACAGAATTTGACAGTGACCGAATCATCAGAAGACAGTGGGGAAACTGCAGAGGTTGCTCAGCAG
- the LOC107823124 gene encoding uncharacterized protein LOC107823124 isoform X2, whose translation MRTHIDEKLKALKKRYEDIIIETRKEASARIMMWEQNALWYQRELQLAKQEALHTQQLRLQQISEAELSSLSQQRKIEELEAQLQEAEDIVYDIRVELRKVQAELERVSCNKEKDVHNLQDHNTATPGELREENIVSLPPKLQYDYVTTSNMKVANMNQNIECYQSCHTEVNIRSPYIASADLPSISLRSKAPELYQNGCTQRLPASRRNLLDREILHEEISPKHIPNIPTNCCLRSHLTTAKDNVPSEDPSETAHILSTGKAEPGMKIGFTETSDDKPGSAEATGVHNTIDEQAGLMGKRDISEQDNRSVERLEVPANKIDIDSVCDRLFYLKNLCNQLLNSKSMVSNLNNEIPSQPLNDRVIKYTFQRKRKRVSAGNASPENSLKKTNEEKLNNLLEPQNLTVTESSEDSGETAEVAQQVVKQLS comes from the exons ATGAGAACGCATATCGACGAG AAATTAAAAGCGTTGAAGAAGAGGTATGAGGATATAATAATTGAAACAAGAAAGGAGGCTTCAGCGAGGATTATGATGTGGGAACAAAACGCTCTTTGGTATCAGCGCGAGCTTCAACTTGCAAAACAGGAGGCCCTTCACACGCAGCAACTCAGGCTCCAACAG ATTAGTGAAGCAGAATTGTCATCCTTGAGTCAACAGAGGAAGATTGAAGAACTCGAAGCTCAACTTCAGGAAGCAGAAGATATTGTATATGATATCAGAGTAGAGTTGAGAAAAGTTCAAGCTGAACTTGAGAGAGTGAGCTGCAACAAAGAGAAGGATGTACACAACTTGCAGGATCACAATACTGCTACTCCTGGAGAACTACGAGAGGAGAATATAGTCTCATTGCCTCCAAAATTACAGTATGATTATGTGACAACTTCTAACATGAAGGTTGCCAATATGAACCAGAATATTGAGTGCTACCAGTCTTGTCACACAGAGGTTAACATTAGAAGTCCTTACATTGCTAGTGCGGATTTGCCCTCTATAAGTTTGAGAAGCAAAGCACCAGAATTATACCAAAATGGATGTACGCAGAGACTTCCTGCTTCCAGAAGAAACCTGTTAGATAGGGAAATCCTTCATGAAGAAATATCTCCCAAACATATTCCAAATATCCCAACCAATTGTTGCTTGAGATCTCATTTAACTACAGCCAAAGACAATGTTCCTAGTGAAGACCCTTCTGAGACGGCCCATATATTATCCACAGGAAAAGCTGAACCAGGCATGAAGATCGGATTCACAGAAACTTCAGATGATAAACCAGGGTCTGCTGAGGCAACAGGTGTTCATAATACAATAGATGAGCAGGCAGGATTAATGGGGAAGAGGGATATTTCAGAACAAGATAATAGATCTGTGGAGCGCTTAGAGGTTCCTGCTAACAAAATTGATATTGATAGTGTTTGTGATCGGTTGTTCTATCTCAAAAATCTTTGCAACCAGTTGTTAAACTCCAAATCTATGGTATCTAATCTAAACAATGAGATTCCTAGTCAGCCTCTAAATGATAGAGTGATTAAATACACATTCCAAAGAAAGAGGAAGAGGGTATCTGCTGGGAATGCTTCACCAGAGAACTCCTTAAAGAaaacaaatgaggagaaactaAATAATCTTCTGGAACCACAGAATTTGACAGTGACCGAATCATCAGAAGACAGTGGGGAAACTGCAGAGGTTGCTCAGCAG